The following are encoded in a window of Flavobacterium sp. WC2421 genomic DNA:
- a CDS encoding type IX secretion system membrane protein PorP/SprF produces the protein MKTLVLLFALLFTGVVSFAQQDAQFTQYMYNTININPAYAGSRGALSIFGLHRAQWVGLDGAPVTNAISINTPINNSKLGLGISIINDKIGPTHENTISADLSYTIPTTESVKLSFGIKATANLFDLDVSRLNPVDDDPSLHDYNNKFSPNIGAGIYLHSDRAYLGLSVPNFIETNRYDDNEVAIFKEQINYYLIGGYVFDLTSDLKFKPAFMTKMVKGAPLQVDLSGNFMINEKFVLGIAYRWSAALSAMAGFQVSEGLYIGYGYDWETTNLDNYNSGSHEVFLRYELFKNNKKMTTPRFF, from the coding sequence ATGAAGACATTAGTACTATTATTCGCTTTGCTGTTTACTGGAGTTGTAAGTTTTGCACAACAAGATGCACAATTTACTCAATATATGTATAACACAATCAACATTAATCCTGCTTATGCTGGATCAAGGGGTGCTCTGAGTATTTTTGGTTTACATCGGGCACAATGGGTAGGGCTTGATGGTGCACCAGTTACAAATGCAATATCTATAAATACACCTATAAATAATAGTAAGTTAGGTTTAGGTATATCTATAATTAATGATAAAATTGGACCTACACATGAAAACACAATTTCTGCTGATTTATCGTATACCATTCCAACAACTGAATCAGTAAAACTCTCTTTTGGTATAAAAGCTACCGCAAATTTATTTGATCTAGATGTATCTCGTTTAAACCCTGTAGATGATGACCCTAGCTTGCACGATTATAATAATAAATTTTCTCCAAATATTGGTGCCGGTATTTATCTCCATTCTGATAGAGCCTATTTGGGGCTATCGGTTCCTAATTTCATAGAAACCAATCGTTATGATGATAATGAAGTTGCTATATTCAAAGAGCAAATTAATTATTACTTGATAGGTGGATATGTATTCGATCTAACTAGTGATCTAAAATTTAAACCTGCATTTATGACTAAAATGGTAAAAGGAGCTCCGTTACAAGTAGATTTATCAGGGAATTTTATGATAAATGAAAAGTTTGTTCTAGGTATAGCCTATAGATGGAGTGCAGCTTTAAGTGCTATGGCAGGATTTCAAGTATCCGAAGGTTTATATATAGGTTATGGATACGATTGGGAAACAACAAATTTAGACAATTATAATTCGGGCTCACATGAAGTATTCTTGAGATATGAGTTATTTAAAAACAATAAAAAAATGACAACTCCAAGATTTTTCTAA
- a CDS encoding flagellar motor protein MotB has product MKKQIKFYILIISIFSFNTYSQKKIIANTKIIKVEYVYVNVIKTYERVAQKGYKSIDLFQKLGNSYYSNNELEKAAKYYGELFIMTSDLEPEYYYHYAQSLNFIGQNDKANEILDKLCQKPEMMLEYNKQMKVNQ; this is encoded by the coding sequence ATGAAAAAACAAATTAAATTCTATATCTTAATTATAAGTATTTTTTCATTCAATACTTATTCACAAAAGAAAATAATTGCAAATACGAAAATAATAAAAGTGGAATATGTATATGTAAATGTTATAAAAACATATGAAAGAGTTGCTCAAAAAGGTTATAAATCGATAGATCTATTTCAAAAACTAGGAAACTCTTATTATTCTAATAATGAGCTCGAAAAAGCAGCTAAATACTATGGCGAATTATTTATTATGACATCAGACTTAGAACCTGAATATTATTACCATTATGCTCAATCTTTAAATTTTATAGGACAAAATGATAAAGCGAATGAAATCTTAGATAAATTATGTCAAAAACCCGAAATGATGCTTGAATATAACAAACAAATGAAAGTTAATCAATGA
- a CDS encoding tol-pal system YbgF family protein yields the protein MKIYTTLYIVIGSVFLFNCLAQANKANVTDKIMDTTNTKMQNKITKNVKLYHVEENINMKFGGYTTTYNVSDSSLVNSYDLGPNNTRVVTPKYEKKTIEITQPEKKITEITYPKNKVIETTKPVITTDPIIKPKSTDKHNDFAYVYMIKTYQRVADKGYKSIEICSKLGNAYYYNSEMEKAAQCYSDLLTLTSDLEPEYYYRYSQSLRSIGKNDKANEMLEKFNELSEKNTR from the coding sequence ATGAAAATTTATACCACTCTATATATAGTAATTGGAAGTGTGTTTTTATTTAACTGTTTAGCCCAAGCAAATAAAGCTAATGTAACAGATAAAATTATGGATACTACAAATACAAAAATGCAAAATAAGATAACTAAAAATGTAAAATTATATCATGTTGAGGAAAATATTAATATGAAATTTGGAGGTTATACAACTACTTATAATGTATCCGACTCGAGTTTAGTAAACAGCTATGATTTAGGACCGAACAATACTAGAGTTGTAACACCAAAATATGAAAAAAAGACAATTGAAATAACCCAACCTGAAAAAAAAATAACTGAAATTACTTATCCAAAAAATAAAGTAATTGAAACGACTAAGCCTGTTATTACTACTGATCCTATTATAAAACCAAAATCAACTGATAAACACAATGACTTTGCATACGTATATATGATAAAAACATATCAAAGGGTAGCGGATAAAGGGTACAAATCTATAGAAATATGTAGTAAACTAGGAAATGCTTATTACTATAATTCAGAAATGGAAAAGGCAGCACAGTGTTATAGTGATTTATTGACTTTAACATCTGATTTAGAACCTGAGTACTATTACCGTTACTCCCAGTCACTGAGGTCCATCGGCAAAAATGATAAAGCCAATGAGATGCTTGAAAAATTCAATGAATTATCTGAAAAAAACACCAGATAA
- a CDS encoding OmpA family protein yields the protein MKNSILLFITIVSVFSSNCFAQKARVSSAEKKYDSYAYIDAIKTYKRVAEKGYKSADMFQKLGNSYYYNAQYDEAAKWYGELFAMTSDVEPEYYFRYSQSLRSIGANDKANEMFEKFNQLSANDTRGQIFKNNENFLDKIKENSGRFKVEDAGINSQYSDYGTAIYLNKIVFASARDTGSLGHRKHSWTDQFFTNLYASNLGDDMAPGGVEKFNKSLKSRFHESTPTFTKDGKTMYFTRNNFLDGKKGKDGNNITLIKIYKANFENDQWINITELPFDSNNYSTAHPALSPDEKTLYFASDMPGTLGQSDLFKVAIKEDGTFGNPVNLGSTINTEGKETFPFFTDENELYFASNGHPGLGGLDVFVSKMNDDGTFNEVQNVGADVNSSKDDFAYLIDTKSRRGFFSSNRDGGQGYDDIYKFLETRRLTCEQLLYGEITDISTGEMLENTTITILDDKLNTIGTTTSDEKGNYSIPVECGKRYSVRAAKEDYTTKEQIITILKENGKTHLPFALEKATCKVAVGDDLGKCFGIKMIYFDFDKSDIRIEAALDLEKILDVMDQYPKMKLDIRSHTDSRGSSKYNEALSDRRAKSTINWLIKNGVNKNRLIGKGYGENQLVNQCSDGVDCTEEEHQLNRRSEFIVTEL from the coding sequence ATGAAAAATAGTATACTCCTTTTTATAACAATAGTAAGTGTTTTTTCATCTAACTGTTTTGCTCAGAAGGCAAGGGTTTCCTCAGCCGAAAAAAAATATGATAGCTATGCCTATATTGATGCTATAAAAACCTATAAAAGGGTTGCGGAAAAGGGATACAAGTCGGCTGATATGTTTCAGAAATTAGGAAACTCCTACTACTATAATGCCCAGTACGATGAGGCTGCAAAATGGTATGGAGAATTATTTGCCATGACTTCTGATGTTGAACCTGAATATTATTTTCGCTATTCACAGTCACTAAGATCCATCGGTGCAAACGACAAGGCCAATGAAATGTTTGAAAAATTCAATCAACTTTCTGCTAATGATACTCGAGGGCAGATTTTTAAAAACAACGAGAATTTTTTAGATAAAATAAAAGAAAATTCAGGAAGATTTAAAGTAGAAGATGCAGGTATCAATTCTCAATATTCTGATTATGGAACTGCTATTTATCTAAATAAAATTGTATTTGCTTCAGCTAGAGATACAGGAAGTTTAGGACATAGAAAACATTCATGGACCGATCAATTTTTTACCAACTTATATGCGTCAAACCTAGGAGATGATATGGCACCTGGTGGAGTTGAGAAATTCAATAAAAGCTTAAAATCCAGATTTCATGAGTCCACCCCTACATTTACAAAAGATGGAAAAACCATGTATTTTACAAGAAATAATTTTCTTGATGGAAAAAAAGGAAAAGATGGCAATAACATTACTTTAATTAAAATATACAAAGCAAATTTCGAGAATGATCAATGGATTAACATAACTGAACTGCCTTTCGATAGCAATAACTACAGTACAGCACATCCTGCATTAAGTCCTGACGAGAAAACATTATATTTTGCATCTGATATGCCTGGAACCTTAGGACAATCTGATTTATTTAAAGTAGCTATTAAAGAGGACGGAACCTTTGGAAATCCGGTAAATTTAGGTAGCACAATTAATACCGAAGGTAAAGAGACATTTCCTTTCTTTACTGATGAAAATGAGCTCTATTTCGCTTCAAATGGGCATCCAGGGCTAGGAGGTTTGGATGTGTTTGTATCTAAAATGAATGACGATGGTACTTTCAACGAAGTACAAAATGTTGGTGCTGATGTCAATTCCTCAAAAGATGATTTTGCATATTTAATTGATACTAAATCAAGAAGAGGCTTTTTTTCCTCTAATAGAGACGGAGGACAAGGATATGATGACATTTATAAATTTTTAGAAACAAGAAGATTAACTTGTGAACAATTATTATACGGCGAAATAACTGATATTTCTACTGGGGAAATGCTCGAAAATACAACAATAACCATATTAGATGACAAGTTAAATACTATTGGTACAACTACATCTGACGAAAAAGGGAACTATTCGATACCAGTAGAATGTGGTAAAAGATATAGTGTAAGAGCTGCAAAAGAAGACTATACCACAAAAGAACAAATAATTACAATTCTTAAAGAAAATGGAAAAACACATCTCCCATTTGCATTAGAAAAAGCAACTTGCAAAGTGGCTGTTGGTGATGATTTAGGAAAATGTTTTGGTATAAAAATGATTTATTTCGATTTTGACAAATCCGACATTCGAATAGAAGCAGCGCTAGATTTAGAAAAAATATTAGATGTAATGGACCAATATCCAAAAATGAAATTAGATATCCGTTCACATACTGATAGTCGTGGATCATCCAAATACAACGAAGCTTTATCGGATCGAAGAGCAAAATCTACAATAAACTGGCTAATTAAAAATGGTGTCAATAAAAATCGATTAATTGGGAAAGGATATGGTGAAAACCAACTTGTTAATCAATGTTCAGATGGTGTAGATTGTACGGAAGAAGAACATCAACTTAATAGACGTAGTGAATTTATTGTCACTGAATTATAA
- a CDS encoding CAP domain-containing protein: MKRNLLHVLMLITVIFTLNSCSSNSSEANPVEAKSEVVVNYTYTASEIEAMDLINEYRVSVGLNPLEKINHISYKSEEHDKYMITNNVVNHDDFVARSENIIKVLGAKTVGENIAYNYNSPQAAVTAWLNSPAHKDNIEGNFTHFGISIRENPTTGKKYYTNIFAKI; the protein is encoded by the coding sequence ATGAAAAGAAATTTACTTCACGTATTAATGTTAATAACAGTAATATTTACTTTGAACTCTTGTTCTTCTAATAGTTCTGAAGCTAATCCAGTTGAAGCTAAATCAGAAGTAGTAGTTAATTATACTTACACCGCATCAGAAATTGAAGCAATGGATTTAATAAACGAATACCGTGTAAGTGTTGGTTTAAATCCTTTAGAAAAAATCAACCATATTTCTTATAAATCTGAAGAGCATGATAAATACATGATAACAAATAATGTAGTAAATCATGATGATTTTGTAGCTCGTTCAGAAAATATCATAAAGGTATTAGGTGCTAAAACTGTAGGTGAAAATATTGCATATAATTATAATAGCCCACAAGCCGCTGTTACTGCATGGTTAAATAGTCCAGCACATAAAGATAATATTGAAGGTAATTTTACTCATTTTGGAATATCAATTAGAGAAAACCCTACAACTGGAAAAAAATATTACACTAATATATTTGCAAAAATTTAA
- a CDS encoding CAP domain-containing protein encodes MKRNLLSLLLLLAVIFTMNSCSSNASEATPVEAKSEVVVNYTYTASEIEAMDLINEYRVSVGLNPLEKINHISYKSEEHDKYMITNNVVNHDDFVARSENIIKVLGAKTVGENIAYNYNSPQAAVTAWLNSPSHKENIEGNFTHFGISIRENPTTGKKYYTNIFAKI; translated from the coding sequence ATGAAAAGAAATCTACTTAGTCTATTATTGTTATTAGCTGTAATATTCACAATGAACTCTTGTTCCTCTAATGCATCTGAAGCTACTCCTGTTGAAGCTAAATCTGAAGTAGTAGTTAATTATACTTACACCGCATCAGAAATTGAAGCAATGGATTTAATAAACGAATACCGTGTAAGTGTTGGTTTAAATCCTTTAGAAAAAATTAATCATATTTCTTATAAATCTGAGGAACATGATAAATACATGATAACAAATAATGTTGTAAATCATGATGATTTTGTAGCTCGTTCAGAAAATATCATAAAAGTATTAGGTGCTAAAACTGTAGGTGAAAATATTGCATATAATTATAATAGCCCACAAGCCGCCGTTACTGCTTGGTTAAATAGTCCTTCGCATAAAGAAAATATAGAAGGAAACTTTACTCATTTTGGAATATCAATTAGAGAAAATCCTACAACTGGAAAAAAATATTACACTAATATTTTTGCAAAAATATAA
- the pdxH gene encoding pyridoxamine 5'-phosphate oxidase, translating to MNDLSNYRKSYEKSELLESNIPEDPINLFNRWFHEVEEFDSGEEVNAMTIATIGLDGFPKSRVVLLKKFSEEGFVFYTNYNSEKGKAIANNPNICLSFFWHGLERQVIIKGIAQKTSAIVSDNYFDSRPDGSKLGAIVSNQSEVVPSRVFLEDNLKDLEKEYESMVIPRPEHWGGFLVVPLEVEFWQGRANRLHDRIRYKYQDDYTWKIERLSP from the coding sequence ATGAATGATTTAAGTAATTATAGAAAATCGTATGAAAAGAGTGAGTTATTGGAATCAAATATCCCTGAAGATCCAATAAATTTATTTAACAGATGGTTTCACGAAGTAGAAGAATTTGATAGTGGGGAAGAGGTTAATGCAATGACAATTGCTACAATTGGCTTAGATGGGTTTCCAAAATCAAGAGTAGTACTGCTTAAAAAATTTTCTGAAGAAGGTTTTGTGTTTTATACCAATTACAATTCAGAGAAAGGGAAAGCAATTGCCAATAACCCTAATATTTGTCTTTCTTTTTTTTGGCATGGTTTAGAACGCCAAGTAATTATTAAAGGAATTGCTCAAAAGACATCAGCAATTGTGTCCGATAATTATTTTGATTCAAGACCTGACGGAAGTAAACTAGGAGCTATAGTTTCGAATCAAAGTGAAGTTGTTCCTTCTCGAGTTTTCTTAGAAGACAATTTGAAAGATTTGGAAAAAGAATATGAAAGTATGGTTATCCCAAGACCAGAACATTGGGGTGGTTTTTTAGTTGTTCCTTTAGAAGTTGAATTTTGGCAGGGGAGGGCTAATAGATTGCATGATAGGATCAGGTACAAATACCAAGATGATTATACTTGGAAAATTGAAAGGTTATCTCCATAA
- a CDS encoding ribonuclease Z, whose product MKLTILGCYAATPRTFTNPTSQILEIKNRLFLIDCGEGTQVQLRKNKIKFSKINHIFISHLHGDHFFGLIGIVSTFTLLGRTTDLHIYGPKGIKEIILLQLRLANSWTNYNLYFHELESNESEVIFEDEKVIVKTIPLKHRIYTNGFLFQEKPDKRKLNIDTVKSFEIEECYYQNIKNGKDIVLDDGRIIENNKLTFDPLPTKNYAFCSDTVYDESIVSLIKNVDVLYHESTFLESEDTLARKTMHSTAKEAASIALKANVKQLVLGHYSTRYENIKLFKEEAETIFPEVALADDGVVFNF is encoded by the coding sequence TTGAAACTAACAATTCTTGGTTGCTATGCAGCAACTCCACGAACATTTACCAATCCAACTTCTCAAATTTTAGAAATTAAAAACAGACTATTTCTTATAGACTGTGGTGAAGGAACTCAGGTACAACTTCGTAAAAACAAAATTAAATTTTCAAAAATCAACCACATTTTTATTTCCCATTTACATGGTGATCATTTTTTTGGTTTAATAGGTATAGTTTCAACGTTTACTTTGTTGGGTCGTACCACAGATCTTCATATTTATGGTCCCAAAGGGATTAAAGAAATTATTTTATTGCAATTGAGATTAGCTAATTCATGGACAAATTATAATTTATATTTTCATGAATTAGAATCAAATGAAAGCGAAGTGATTTTTGAAGATGAAAAAGTAATTGTTAAAACAATACCTCTAAAACACCGGATTTATACTAATGGTTTTTTATTTCAAGAGAAACCTGATAAAAGGAAGTTGAATATTGATACAGTTAAAAGTTTTGAAATTGAAGAATGTTATTACCAAAACATTAAAAATGGGAAAGATATCGTTTTAGATGATGGAAGAATAATTGAAAATAATAAATTAACATTTGATCCATTACCAACAAAAAATTATGCATTTTGTTCCGATACGGTTTATGATGAATCGATTGTTTCATTGATAAAGAATGTTGATGTTTTATACCATGAATCCACTTTTTTAGAATCGGAAGATACATTAGCAAGGAAAACAATGCACTCAACCGCAAAAGAAGCAGCAAGTATAGCGCTGAAAGCAAATGTAAAACAGTTAGTTTTGGGTCATTATTCAACCCGATACGAAAATATAAAGCTGTTTAAAGAAGAAGCGGAAACAATTTTCCCTGAAGTAGCATTAGCGGATGATGGAGTTGTTTTTAATTTCTAA
- a CDS encoding ribonuclease Z, translating to MKVDQKKHSVIIKDTQGDFTSFLMKVTHQYKTFEKDNIVIDLLFHDDLSINEIKQFMPLSKQHKKAKKSFVIVVADFDYNAIPEELLVVPSLLEAHDIIEMEEIERDLGF from the coding sequence ATGAAAGTAGATCAAAAAAAACACTCCGTAATAATAAAAGATACTCAAGGTGATTTTACTTCTTTTTTGATGAAAGTGACGCACCAATATAAAACATTTGAAAAAGATAATATTGTTATAGATCTTTTGTTTCATGACGATCTGTCTATTAATGAGATCAAACAGTTTATGCCTTTGTCTAAACAGCATAAAAAAGCAAAAAAATCTTTCGTTATTGTTGTTGCCGATTTTGATTATAATGCAATACCTGAAGAACTTCTTGTTGTTCCTTCATTATTAGAAGCACATGATATTATTGAAATGGAAGAGATTGAAAGAGATTTAGGGTTTTAA
- a CDS encoding aspartate carbamoyltransferase catalytic subunit, with translation MKELSVNHLLGIKYINKNDIDLIFETADHFKEVINRPIKKVPSLRDITIANIFFENSTRTKLSFELAQKRLSADVISFSAAQSSVKKGETLIDTVNNILSMKVDMVVMRHANPGAAYFLSKNVKASIVNAGDGAHEHPTQALLDSYSIREKLGEVAGKKVVIVGDILHSRVALSNIYALQMQGAEVKVCGPKTLIPRHIESLGVTVEPNLRKALEWCDVANMLRVQNERMDVNFFPSTREYAQQYGLDKTLLDSLNKEIVIMHPGPINRGVEITSEVADSQQSVILNQVENGVAIRMAVIYLLASKIQ, from the coding sequence ATGAAAGAATTAAGCGTAAATCATTTACTAGGTATAAAATACATTAACAAGAATGATATTGACCTTATTTTTGAAACTGCCGATCATTTTAAAGAAGTAATTAATCGTCCAATAAAAAAAGTACCTTCTTTACGAGACATTACTATCGCTAATATTTTTTTCGAAAACAGTACCCGTACTAAACTTTCATTTGAATTAGCACAAAAAAGATTATCAGCTGATGTGATTAGTTTTTCGGCAGCTCAATCATCTGTTAAAAAAGGAGAAACCTTAATTGACACTGTAAATAATATACTTTCTATGAAAGTAGATATGGTAGTAATGAGGCATGCTAATCCTGGAGCTGCTTACTTTTTATCAAAAAATGTTAAAGCAAGTATTGTAAATGCAGGTGATGGAGCGCATGAACATCCAACTCAAGCTTTATTGGATAGTTATTCTATTAGAGAAAAATTAGGAGAAGTAGCTGGAAAAAAAGTGGTTATAGTGGGAGATATTTTACATTCTAGAGTAGCACTTTCTAATATATATGCCTTGCAAATGCAAGGTGCCGAAGTTAAAGTTTGTGGGCCAAAAACATTAATTCCTAGACATATTGAGTCTCTTGGGGTAACTGTAGAACCTAATCTTCGAAAAGCGCTAGAATGGTGTGATGTAGCAAATATGTTACGAGTGCAAAATGAACGTATGGATGTTAATTTTTTCCCGTCTACGCGAGAATATGCACAACAATACGGATTAGACAAAACCTTATTGGATTCTTTAAATAAGGAAATTGTAATTATGCATCCAGGTCCTATAAATAGAGGAGTAGAGATAACGTCAGAAGTTGCTGATTCACAACAATCGGTTATTTTAAACCAAGTTGAAAACGGTGTAGCAATCAGAATGGCTGTAATCTATCTTTTAGCATCAAAAATTCAGTAA
- the pyrR gene encoding bifunctional pyr operon transcriptional regulator/uracil phosphoribosyltransferase PyrR gives MTQKVLLNSKEVNIILHRLACQLIEKHLDFKDTILVGIQPRGTFLAERLKTMLEDEYNTPEIQLGYLDITFFRDDFRRTDKPLEANKTKINFIVENKKVIFIDDVLFTGRSIRSALTAIQSFGRPSEIELLVLIDRRFSRNLPIQPDYRGRQVDAINGEKVKVNWKENDGEDVVYLITN, from the coding sequence ATGACTCAAAAAGTTTTGCTCAATTCCAAAGAAGTCAATATCATTCTCCATCGTTTGGCTTGTCAGCTAATTGAAAAACATCTCGATTTTAAAGATACTATTCTAGTAGGTATTCAGCCTAGAGGTACATTTCTTGCTGAGCGTTTAAAAACCATGTTAGAAGATGAATACAATACTCCTGAAATTCAGTTAGGATATTTAGATATTACTTTTTTTAGAGATGATTTCCGTAGAACTGATAAACCATTAGAAGCCAATAAAACAAAAATCAATTTTATTGTCGAAAATAAAAAAGTTATTTTCATTGATGATGTTTTGTTTACTGGAAGAAGTATTCGATCTGCATTAACTGCTATTCAATCTTTTGGAAGACCATCAGAAATTGAATTACTGGTACTTATTGATAGACGTTTTAGCCGAAATTTACCTATACAACCGGATTATAGAGGGAGACAAGTTGATGCAATTAATGGGGAAAAAGTAAAGGTTAATTGGAAAGAAAATGACGGTGAAGATGTGGTCTATTTAATTACCAACTAA